The following proteins are co-located in the Anas platyrhynchos isolate ZD024472 breed Pekin duck chromosome 1, IASCAAS_PekinDuck_T2T, whole genome shotgun sequence genome:
- the CCDC81 gene encoding coiled-coil domain-containing protein 81, producing the protein MIALETSKPPDAVRNCLNETVMYLSRCIASELNIDFVFRDMGILSFKHMEVQMRFYEKFLLSLDTTGNIKEVLGNRKKGIMSWVISQEEPGVPDILTKPDILFPSLQGKTEYGEFFLKSLCERPTKPLQEKKMKDFFKKKPNRKGVLSALPHNCPVKVKAVSLEEGPGEKVKRRESSVRRLSGVWRSSQEEAGSKEMLEAKAQTARPVPDRYIEALEEMEKLAVVWHSQRVLTASAPGKEKKAEAENNTRRTQLKTQPETHKKGHELNLGATRGRQKTDKSQEGSGRAAFEK; encoded by the exons ATGATAGCCCTGGAGACATCAAAACCCCCGGATGCTGTGAGGAACTGTCTAAACGAGACCGTGATGTATCTCTCTCGCTGCATCGCGAGTGAACTGaatattgattttgttttccgGGACATGGGCATCCTTTCTTTCAAGCACATGGAAGTCCAAATGAGGTTTTatgaaaaatttcttctcagCCTGGACACAACGGGAAACATTAAGGAAGTTCTTGGCAAT aggaagaaagggaTAATGAGTTGGGTCATTTCCCAGGAAGAACCTGGAGTTCCTGACATCCTCACCAAACCTGACATCCTGTTTCCCAG CTTGCAGGGCAAGACTGAATATGGAGAATTCTTTCTTAAATCCCTCTGTGAAAGACCCACTAAACCCCTGCAGGAGAAGaagatgaaagatttttttaagaaaaagcctAACAGGAAAG GGGTTCTGTCAGCTCTTCCTCACAATTGCCCTGTGAAAGTGAAGGCAGTCAGCCTGGAGGAAGGACCGGGGGAGAAGGTGAAGAGAAGAGAGTCCTCGGTGAG GAGGCTGTCTGGAGTTTGGAGAAGCTCCCAGGAGGAAGCAGGAAGCAAAGAGATGCTCGAAGCCAAAGCCCAAACTGCCCGCCCTGTTCCTGACCGTTACATCGAAGCACTAGAG GAGATGGAGAAGCTCGCTGTGGTGTGGCATTCACAAAGAGTCCTGACAGCTTCTGCCccggggaaggagaagaaagcagaggCAGAGAATAATACACGCAGGACCCAG CTGAAAACCCAACCAGAGACTCACAAGAAAGGGCATGAGCTGAACCTGGGGGCCACAAGAGGAAGACAGAAGACAGACAAGTCCCAGGAAGGCAGTGGAAGAGCTGCTTTTGAGAAGTAA
- the HIKESHI gene encoding protein Hikeshi isoform X2, translating into MFGCLVAGRLVQAAPQQVAEDKFVFDLPDYENINHVVVFMLGTIPFPEGMGGSVYFCYPDQSGMAVWQLLGFVTNEKPSAIFKISGLKSGKGSQHPFGAMNLPQTPTVAQIGISVELLENLAQQTPVASAAVSSVDSFTEFTQKMLDNFYNFASSFAVTQAQMTPNPSEAFIPANVVLKWYENFQRRLTQNPLFWKT; encoded by the exons atgttCGGCTGCCTGGTGGCGGGCAGGCTg GTACAAGCAGCTCCTCAACAAGTGGCCGAAGACAAATTTGTATTTGATTTACCAGACTATGAAAACATCAACCATGTAGTAGTGTTCATGCTGGGAACTATACCTTTTCCGGAAGGCATGGGTGGATCTGTCTATTTTTGTTACCCGGACCAGAGTGGGATGGCAGTGTGGCAACTGCTGGGCTTTGTCACTAACGAGAAGCCAAGTGCAATCTTCAAAATTTCTGGCCTGAAGTCTG GGAAGGGAAGCCAACACCCCTTTGGTGCCATGAACCTCCCGCAGACGCCAACTGTGGCCCAGATTGGAATCTCGGTGGAACTCCTGGAAAACCTGGCGCAGCAGACTCCTGTTGCAAGTGCTGCTGTGTCATCGGTAGACTCGTTCACAGAG ttcacTCAGAAGATGTTGGATAACTTCTATAATTTTGCTTCCTCTTTTGCCGTTACTCAGGCACAGATGAcgccaaatccttctgaagctTTCATTCCTGCAAATGTAGTTCTGAAATG gtatGAGAACTTCCAGAGACGCCTGACACAGAACCCCCTCTTCTGGAAAACATAA
- the HIKESHI gene encoding protein Hikeshi isoform X1 encodes MFGCLVAGRLVQAAPQQVAEDKFVFDLPDYENINHVVVFMLGTIPFPEGMGGSVYFCYPDQSGMAVWQLLGFVTNEKPSAIFKISGLKSGKGSQHPFGAMNLPQTPTVAQIGISVELLENLAQQTPVASAAVSSVDSFTEFTQKMLDNFYNFASSFAVTQAQMTPNPSEAFIPANVVLKWYGNDLQCPVFFIFFSRHQNS; translated from the exons atgttCGGCTGCCTGGTGGCGGGCAGGCTg GTACAAGCAGCTCCTCAACAAGTGGCCGAAGACAAATTTGTATTTGATTTACCAGACTATGAAAACATCAACCATGTAGTAGTGTTCATGCTGGGAACTATACCTTTTCCGGAAGGCATGGGTGGATCTGTCTATTTTTGTTACCCGGACCAGAGTGGGATGGCAGTGTGGCAACTGCTGGGCTTTGTCACTAACGAGAAGCCAAGTGCAATCTTCAAAATTTCTGGCCTGAAGTCTG GGAAGGGAAGCCAACACCCCTTTGGTGCCATGAACCTCCCGCAGACGCCAACTGTGGCCCAGATTGGAATCTCGGTGGAACTCCTGGAAAACCTGGCGCAGCAGACTCCTGTTGCAAGTGCTGCTGTGTCATCGGTAGACTCGTTCACAGAG ttcacTCAGAAGATGTTGGATAACTTCTATAATTTTGCTTCCTCTTTTGCCGTTACTCAGGCACAGATGAcgccaaatccttctgaagctTTCATTCCTGCAAATGTAGTTCTGAAATGGTATGGAAATGATCTGCAGTGtccagtgttttttatttttttttctaggcacCAAAACAGCTGA
- the HIKESHI gene encoding protein Hikeshi isoform X3, translated as MLGTIPFPEGMGGSVYFCYPDQSGMAVWQLLGFVTNEKPSAIFKISGLKSGKGSQHPFGAMNLPQTPTVAQIGISVELLENLAQQTPVASAAVSSVDSFTEFTQKMLDNFYNFASSFAVTQAQMTPNPSEAFIPANVVLKWYGNDLQCPVFFIFFSRHQNS; from the exons ATGCTGGGAACTATACCTTTTCCGGAAGGCATGGGTGGATCTGTCTATTTTTGTTACCCGGACCAGAGTGGGATGGCAGTGTGGCAACTGCTGGGCTTTGTCACTAACGAGAAGCCAAGTGCAATCTTCAAAATTTCTGGCCTGAAGTCTG GGAAGGGAAGCCAACACCCCTTTGGTGCCATGAACCTCCCGCAGACGCCAACTGTGGCCCAGATTGGAATCTCGGTGGAACTCCTGGAAAACCTGGCGCAGCAGACTCCTGTTGCAAGTGCTGCTGTGTCATCGGTAGACTCGTTCACAGAG ttcacTCAGAAGATGTTGGATAACTTCTATAATTTTGCTTCCTCTTTTGCCGTTACTCAGGCACAGATGAcgccaaatccttctgaagctTTCATTCCTGCAAATGTAGTTCTGAAATGGTATGGAAATGATCTGCAGTGtccagtgttttttatttttttttctaggcacCAAAACAGCTGA